One genomic window of Sardina pilchardus chromosome 15, fSarPil1.1, whole genome shotgun sequence includes the following:
- the nphs2 gene encoding podocin isoform X2 produces the protein MVDLLLYQYFMAAIDNGVERRVKAEVIHHTSRPPRDKNINPSSAAEGHGHQVTRPSRPPQPPKRKHKVKNKETLTENLTQSSEPAAQEGEAKVASTVVNVDTVREKEEHHEELLGLLESGCQEEGLIFTLPFLDVCHKIDIRLKTLKVPRHTVVTKDLVSTELSAVCYYRIENLFLCYASLALVPSILEGLMQLSNKEILAHHTFTEVLLERKVIAQKIQVSLDSVVCIWGIKVERADIEDIYLPPELQHNFAIEAEAKRQAHIKVIAAEGERAACEVLRASTDALSGSPGALQLRLLQLLHSLQTERSALVLNLPRGALPLPADLPCLPNITNITLPPVAMTQQSASAGDASGKDSPMM, from the exons ATGGTTGATTTGCTTTTGTATCAATATTTTATGGCTGCAA TAGACAATGGAGTGGAGAGAAGGGTCAAGGCTGAGGTTATCCACCACACTTCAAGACCCCCGAGGGACAAAAACATCAACCCTTCATCTGCAGCTGAAGGGCACGGTCATCAAGTTACTAGACCATCCAGGCCACCACAGCCACCCAAGAGGAAACATAAAGTGAAGAATAAGGAAACCCTGACAGAAAACCTGACCCAGTCAAGTGAGCCGGCAGCTCAAGAGGGAGAAGCTAAGGTGGCAAGTACTGTGGTGAATGTGGACAcggtgagggagaaagaggagcacCACGAGGAGTTACTGGGGCTCCTGGAGAGTGGCTGCCAGGAGGAAG GGCTCATTTTCACCCTTCCATTTCTGGATGTTTGCCATAAGATCGACATTCGATTAAAAACGCTTAAAGTACCTCGTCACACA GTGGTAACAAAAGATCTGGTTAGTACAGAACTGAGTGCAGTGTGCTACTACCGGATTGAGAACCTGTTCTTGTGTTACGCTTCACTTGCTTTGGTCCCATCCATACTGGAAGGGTTAATGCAGCTCTCAAACAAAGAGATTCTTGCCCATCACACTTTCACCGAAGTACTACTGGAGAGGAAAGTGATTGCTCAGAAGATTCAG GTTTCTCTTGATTCTGTGGTCTGCATATGGGGAATCAAAGTTGAAAGAGCAGATAT TGAAGACATTTATCTTCCCCCTGAATTGCAACACAACTTTGCTATTGAGGCCGAAGCCAAGAGACAGGCGCACATCAAG GTGATTGCGGCAGAAGGGGAGCGGGCAGCCTGTGAGGTGCTGAGGGCCTCCACCGATGCGCTCTCCGGGTCCCCCGGTGCCCTGCAGCTCCgcctgctccagctcctgcacAGCCTGCAGACGGAGCGCTCGGCCCTGGTGCTCAACCTGCCCCGCGGCGCCCTCCCGCTGCCCGCTGACCTCCCCTGTCTCCCCAACATCACCAATATCACCCTGCCTCCAGTGGCCATGACCCAGCAGAGCGCCTCAGCAGGTGATGCCAGTGGCAAAGATTCTCCAATGATGTGA
- the axdnd1 gene encoding axonemal dynein light chain domain-containing protein 1 isoform X1, whose amino-acid sequence MSALAKSCQASVWTKQEGEKTSSPAPLQGDKTKLPDLQSKIGETDRTSLQVTSLRNDLIPEELLATLTSAAHPYCKAECSKASRTSQACKIHGLRCPDPVWHHPQGRKKYKYLLDQPVSLTGAGRDISFLCDAVASKKDHIPLPPTTDRASSPSSPSPQKTTGPVETLIPEEYHIVKSKGVKGLEFYEDKYTVLLEDEDKMLRIFPSMKPSGRLEAVQLLRVMDEMLDKAGVNLDSTELTGISQIQGLLDLVQVEQNIYNIVFHEVIRQVSVECAERGQILAKLRQRYVALLDRIPRKLRGLHKEMLSLRALDRRLTDEIVCFKKSITHLTVELSRIKEHDENVSDQAARAQKELSKALDQSQRSSDMVGEYHDLYEMQRRRLERQVLRLTEERDLWSGVTYSLALKVIKLNNLQLVSRLHVSEQTWTKTAEHFTVFLASKDAEDLNSIAQLIDRWKEQLTDFVRKLKEIESTQCENIKAMQEGMNHWHDFTHTNLKKPDVIFDKPSEEKLLLDLNAWSVMLTTQCERYGGEELLSGQETIHTLVQLQETWLEVGLQVFRRHPAPDGEPPKGQEAMKKIGVSVSELHKQMGTRINGESGIHKELMSLVGVLEFWISKLKNLSGRSEGLPHCDWLKMEKGLTNWTKQAEKALQLVDSVQCEPDRIKQRPENRIVMDNIFSSMQDFMATQTNFFECENLRLSEEVSSIHTMLTRWMVDLLLLMVPDHCDDQEPLSAPEPKPSVGSEGPMQRLEEDAKNVSQKVDYFSKYITCSCQAIVEEEVKKNMSQDETENELYELNKLQRECGAWVDACGILLSDVKGGPVELQGSEREALQSRAESSTSPSQDSHMDVTTPRPKVTEKSKGKKEEKEHEMKKEKENKVKEKTKQVKEEGEVEEEEEEEEEEEEEEEGNHQSEQEEGGSLETEGGILKLIGHDGNIIERTLGEDRVPLQGTVELVVRPQTPNAQRAFDALTTVDSLQQELLEVEVRAQGAEARALQAEEALQAALEKIQDLERKLEDKPSLENKGSVKPMLGTAPLGSIGRKPSGSNSRSEGNKRFHKRR is encoded by the exons ATGTCAGCGCTGGCAAAGTCATGTCAGGCTTCTGTGTGGACTAAACAGGAGGGGGAGAAAACTAGTTCCCCTGCACCCCTTCAAGGTGATAAAA CGAAACTTCCTGATCTACAAAGTAAAATTGGAGAAACCGATAGAACATCCTTACAGGTAACCTCGCTTCGTAATGACTTGATCCCAGAGGAGCTCTTGGCAACCCTCACCTCTGCAGCACACCCCTATTGTAAAGCAGAATGTTCTAAAGCCAGCAGGACGTCCCAAGCCTGCAAG ATCCATGGCCTGCGATGCCCAGATCCAGTGTGGCATCATCCTCAGGGGCGGAAGAAATACAAGTATCTTCTGGACCAACCTGTTTCTTTAACTGGAGCTGGCAG AGacatctcttttctctgtgatgCAGTGGCTTCAAAGAAGGATCATATTCCTCTACCACCCACAACAGACAGGGCCAGTTCACCCTCCTCACCCTCACCACAGAAA ACCACGGGACCAGTGGAGACACTGATACCTGAGGAATACCACATTGTGAAGAGCAAGGGAGTAAAGGGCCTTGAGTTTTATGAGGA TAAATACACTGTTCTTCTGGAGGATGAGGACAAGATGCTGAGGATTTTTCCATCTAT GAAGCCAAGTGGGCGACTGGAGGCAGTACAGCTGCTGAGGGTCATGGATGAGATGCTGGACAAGGCAGGAGTGAATCTGGACAGTACTGAGCTGACCGGCATTTCCCAG ATCCAAGGCCTGCTGGACCTGGTGCAGGTAGAGCAGAACATTTACAACATCGTCTTTCACGAGGTCATCCGACAGGTCAGCGTGGAGTGTGCCGAACGAGGCCAGATCCTGGCCAAGCTCAG ACAGAGATATGTGGCACTGCTGGACCGTATCCCGAGGAAGCTGCGGGGCTTGCACAAGGAGATGCTGTCCCTGCGTGCTCTGGACCGGCGTCTGACTGACGAGATTGTGTGTTTCAAGAAGTCCATAACACATCTCACTGT agaACTGAGCAGGATAAAAGAGCATGATGAGAATGTGTCCGATCAGGCTGCACGAGCACAGAAGGAGCTGTCCAAAGCACTGGATCAGTCGCAGCGCAGCTCTGA CATGGTGGGAGAGTATCATGACCTGTATGAGATGCAGCGGCGGAGGCTGGAGAGGCAGGTGCTTCGCCTGACAGAGGAGCGTGATCTGTGGAGCGGTGTCACCTACAGCCTTGCGCTCAAG GTGATAAAGTTAAATAATCTGCAGCTGGTCAGTCGACTTCATGTGAGCGAGCAAACCTGGACCAAGACAGCAGAACACTTCACTGTCTTCCTGGCGTCCAAG GACGCTGAGGACCTGAACAGCATTGCACAACTCATAGACCGATGGAAAGAGCAACTGACTGACTTTGTTCGGAAGCTGAAAGAGATTGAATCCACTCAGTGTGAAAATATTAAAGCAATGCAGGAGGGCATGAACCACTGGCATGACTTCACCCATACCAACCTCAA AAAACCAGATGTGATATTTGACAAGCCATCAGAAGAGAAGTTATTACTTGATTTGAATGCGTGGTCAGTG ATGTTGACTACCCAGTGTGAGCGCtacggaggagaggagctgctCTCTGGGCAGgagactatacacacactagtgCAGTTGCAGGAGACCTGGCTAGAGGTGGGGCTGCAGGTGTTCCGCAGACACCCTGCCCCAGATGGAGAGCCACCCAAGGGCCAGGAGGCCATGAAAAAGATCGGTGTCTCTGTCTCCGAGCTCCACAAGCAGATGGGCACCCGCATCAATGGAGAAAGTG GTATTCACAAGGAGCTGATGTCTTTGGTGGGCGTGCTGGAGTTTTGGATCAGTAAACTGAAGAATCTTAGTGGTCGGTCAGAGGGCCTGCCtcactgtgattggctgaagaTGGAGAAAGGGCTGACTAACTGGACCAAGCAGGCTGAGAAGGCCCTGCAGCTGGTGGACAGTGTGCAGTGTGAGCCGGACCGGATCAAGCAGAGACCTGAGAACAG GATAGTGATGGACAACATTTTCAGTTCAATGCAGGACTTCATGGCCACTCAAACAAACTTCTTTGAGTGTGAAAATCTGAGACTCTCTGAGGAG GTCAGTTCCATTCACACTATGCTGACCCGCTGGATGGTAGACCTCTTGCTCCTCATGGTGCCCGATCACTGCGATGATCAGGAGCCATTGTCAGCCCCAGAGCCCAAACCCAGTGTTGGGAGTGAGGGACCCATGCAGAGACTAGAGGAGGATGCCAAAAATGTCTCGCAGAAGGTGGACTACTTCTCCAAATACATCACATG CTCATGTCAAGCcattgtggaggaggaggtcaaGAAGAACATGTCACAGGATGAAACCGAGAACGAATTGTATGAACTCAACAAACTACAG AGGGAGTGTGGTGCGTGGGTGGATGCCTGTGGCATCCTGCTGTCTGACGTGAAGGGGGGGCCTGTGGAGCTGCAGGGCTCAGAGAGAGAAGCGCTGCAGTCCAGAGCTGAAAGCTCCACCTCACCCAGCCAGGACTCTCAT ATGGATGTGACAACACCCAGACCCAAAGTTACAGAGAAATCTAAAggcaagaaagaggagaaggaacATGAgatgaagaaggagaaagagaacaaggtgaaggagaagacaaaacaggtgaaagaggagggggaggtggaggaggaggaggaggaggaagaggaagaagaagaagaggaagaaggcaaTCATCAATCTGAG caagaggagggagggagtttgGAGACCGAGGGAGGCATCCTGAAACTAATTGGCCATGATGGCAATATCATTGAGAGAACTCTGGGGGAGGACAGAGTGCCACTACAGGGG ACGGTCGAACTTGTTGTGCGCCCTCAAACACCAAATGCCCAAAGAGCTTTTGATGCCTTGACCACTGTGGACTCCCTCCAGCAGGAATTACT TGAAGTGGAGGTGCGTGCCCAGGGGGCCGAGGCGCGAGCGCTCCAGGCAGAGGAGGCTCTGCAGGCCGCACTGGAGAAGATCCAGGACCTGGAGCGCAAACTGGAGGACAAGCCCAGCCTGGAGAACAAGG GATCGGTAAAGCCCATGTTAGGGACGGCACCCTTGGGAAGCATCGGAAGGAAACCATCTGGTTCCAATTCCAGGTCAGAGGGAAACAAGCGGTTCCACAAAAGGCGCTAG
- the axdnd1 gene encoding axonemal dynein light chain domain-containing protein 1 isoform X2, whose protein sequence is MSALAKSCQASVWTKQEGEKTSSPAPLQAKLPDLQSKIGETDRTSLQVTSLRNDLIPEELLATLTSAAHPYCKAECSKASRTSQACKIHGLRCPDPVWHHPQGRKKYKYLLDQPVSLTGAGRDISFLCDAVASKKDHIPLPPTTDRASSPSSPSPQKTTGPVETLIPEEYHIVKSKGVKGLEFYEDKYTVLLEDEDKMLRIFPSMKPSGRLEAVQLLRVMDEMLDKAGVNLDSTELTGISQIQGLLDLVQVEQNIYNIVFHEVIRQVSVECAERGQILAKLRQRYVALLDRIPRKLRGLHKEMLSLRALDRRLTDEIVCFKKSITHLTVELSRIKEHDENVSDQAARAQKELSKALDQSQRSSDMVGEYHDLYEMQRRRLERQVLRLTEERDLWSGVTYSLALKVIKLNNLQLVSRLHVSEQTWTKTAEHFTVFLASKDAEDLNSIAQLIDRWKEQLTDFVRKLKEIESTQCENIKAMQEGMNHWHDFTHTNLKKPDVIFDKPSEEKLLLDLNAWSVMLTTQCERYGGEELLSGQETIHTLVQLQETWLEVGLQVFRRHPAPDGEPPKGQEAMKKIGVSVSELHKQMGTRINGESGIHKELMSLVGVLEFWISKLKNLSGRSEGLPHCDWLKMEKGLTNWTKQAEKALQLVDSVQCEPDRIKQRPENRIVMDNIFSSMQDFMATQTNFFECENLRLSEEVSSIHTMLTRWMVDLLLLMVPDHCDDQEPLSAPEPKPSVGSEGPMQRLEEDAKNVSQKVDYFSKYITCSCQAIVEEEVKKNMSQDETENELYELNKLQRECGAWVDACGILLSDVKGGPVELQGSEREALQSRAESSTSPSQDSHMDVTTPRPKVTEKSKGKKEEKEHEMKKEKENKVKEKTKQVKEEGEVEEEEEEEEEEEEEEEGNHQSEQEEGGSLETEGGILKLIGHDGNIIERTLGEDRVPLQGTVELVVRPQTPNAQRAFDALTTVDSLQQELLEVEVRAQGAEARALQAEEALQAALEKIQDLERKLEDKPSLENKGSVKPMLGTAPLGSIGRKPSGSNSRSEGNKRFHKRR, encoded by the exons ATGTCAGCGCTGGCAAAGTCATGTCAGGCTTCTGTGTGGACTAAACAGGAGGGGGAGAAAACTAGTTCCCCTGCACCCCTTCAAG CGAAACTTCCTGATCTACAAAGTAAAATTGGAGAAACCGATAGAACATCCTTACAGGTAACCTCGCTTCGTAATGACTTGATCCCAGAGGAGCTCTTGGCAACCCTCACCTCTGCAGCACACCCCTATTGTAAAGCAGAATGTTCTAAAGCCAGCAGGACGTCCCAAGCCTGCAAG ATCCATGGCCTGCGATGCCCAGATCCAGTGTGGCATCATCCTCAGGGGCGGAAGAAATACAAGTATCTTCTGGACCAACCTGTTTCTTTAACTGGAGCTGGCAG AGacatctcttttctctgtgatgCAGTGGCTTCAAAGAAGGATCATATTCCTCTACCACCCACAACAGACAGGGCCAGTTCACCCTCCTCACCCTCACCACAGAAA ACCACGGGACCAGTGGAGACACTGATACCTGAGGAATACCACATTGTGAAGAGCAAGGGAGTAAAGGGCCTTGAGTTTTATGAGGA TAAATACACTGTTCTTCTGGAGGATGAGGACAAGATGCTGAGGATTTTTCCATCTAT GAAGCCAAGTGGGCGACTGGAGGCAGTACAGCTGCTGAGGGTCATGGATGAGATGCTGGACAAGGCAGGAGTGAATCTGGACAGTACTGAGCTGACCGGCATTTCCCAG ATCCAAGGCCTGCTGGACCTGGTGCAGGTAGAGCAGAACATTTACAACATCGTCTTTCACGAGGTCATCCGACAGGTCAGCGTGGAGTGTGCCGAACGAGGCCAGATCCTGGCCAAGCTCAG ACAGAGATATGTGGCACTGCTGGACCGTATCCCGAGGAAGCTGCGGGGCTTGCACAAGGAGATGCTGTCCCTGCGTGCTCTGGACCGGCGTCTGACTGACGAGATTGTGTGTTTCAAGAAGTCCATAACACATCTCACTGT agaACTGAGCAGGATAAAAGAGCATGATGAGAATGTGTCCGATCAGGCTGCACGAGCACAGAAGGAGCTGTCCAAAGCACTGGATCAGTCGCAGCGCAGCTCTGA CATGGTGGGAGAGTATCATGACCTGTATGAGATGCAGCGGCGGAGGCTGGAGAGGCAGGTGCTTCGCCTGACAGAGGAGCGTGATCTGTGGAGCGGTGTCACCTACAGCCTTGCGCTCAAG GTGATAAAGTTAAATAATCTGCAGCTGGTCAGTCGACTTCATGTGAGCGAGCAAACCTGGACCAAGACAGCAGAACACTTCACTGTCTTCCTGGCGTCCAAG GACGCTGAGGACCTGAACAGCATTGCACAACTCATAGACCGATGGAAAGAGCAACTGACTGACTTTGTTCGGAAGCTGAAAGAGATTGAATCCACTCAGTGTGAAAATATTAAAGCAATGCAGGAGGGCATGAACCACTGGCATGACTTCACCCATACCAACCTCAA AAAACCAGATGTGATATTTGACAAGCCATCAGAAGAGAAGTTATTACTTGATTTGAATGCGTGGTCAGTG ATGTTGACTACCCAGTGTGAGCGCtacggaggagaggagctgctCTCTGGGCAGgagactatacacacactagtgCAGTTGCAGGAGACCTGGCTAGAGGTGGGGCTGCAGGTGTTCCGCAGACACCCTGCCCCAGATGGAGAGCCACCCAAGGGCCAGGAGGCCATGAAAAAGATCGGTGTCTCTGTCTCCGAGCTCCACAAGCAGATGGGCACCCGCATCAATGGAGAAAGTG GTATTCACAAGGAGCTGATGTCTTTGGTGGGCGTGCTGGAGTTTTGGATCAGTAAACTGAAGAATCTTAGTGGTCGGTCAGAGGGCCTGCCtcactgtgattggctgaagaTGGAGAAAGGGCTGACTAACTGGACCAAGCAGGCTGAGAAGGCCCTGCAGCTGGTGGACAGTGTGCAGTGTGAGCCGGACCGGATCAAGCAGAGACCTGAGAACAG GATAGTGATGGACAACATTTTCAGTTCAATGCAGGACTTCATGGCCACTCAAACAAACTTCTTTGAGTGTGAAAATCTGAGACTCTCTGAGGAG GTCAGTTCCATTCACACTATGCTGACCCGCTGGATGGTAGACCTCTTGCTCCTCATGGTGCCCGATCACTGCGATGATCAGGAGCCATTGTCAGCCCCAGAGCCCAAACCCAGTGTTGGGAGTGAGGGACCCATGCAGAGACTAGAGGAGGATGCCAAAAATGTCTCGCAGAAGGTGGACTACTTCTCCAAATACATCACATG CTCATGTCAAGCcattgtggaggaggaggtcaaGAAGAACATGTCACAGGATGAAACCGAGAACGAATTGTATGAACTCAACAAACTACAG AGGGAGTGTGGTGCGTGGGTGGATGCCTGTGGCATCCTGCTGTCTGACGTGAAGGGGGGGCCTGTGGAGCTGCAGGGCTCAGAGAGAGAAGCGCTGCAGTCCAGAGCTGAAAGCTCCACCTCACCCAGCCAGGACTCTCAT ATGGATGTGACAACACCCAGACCCAAAGTTACAGAGAAATCTAAAggcaagaaagaggagaaggaacATGAgatgaagaaggagaaagagaacaaggtgaaggagaagacaaaacaggtgaaagaggagggggaggtggaggaggaggaggaggaggaagaggaagaagaagaagaggaagaaggcaaTCATCAATCTGAG caagaggagggagggagtttgGAGACCGAGGGAGGCATCCTGAAACTAATTGGCCATGATGGCAATATCATTGAGAGAACTCTGGGGGAGGACAGAGTGCCACTACAGGGG ACGGTCGAACTTGTTGTGCGCCCTCAAACACCAAATGCCCAAAGAGCTTTTGATGCCTTGACCACTGTGGACTCCCTCCAGCAGGAATTACT TGAAGTGGAGGTGCGTGCCCAGGGGGCCGAGGCGCGAGCGCTCCAGGCAGAGGAGGCTCTGCAGGCCGCACTGGAGAAGATCCAGGACCTGGAGCGCAAACTGGAGGACAAGCCCAGCCTGGAGAACAAGG GATCGGTAAAGCCCATGTTAGGGACGGCACCCTTGGGAAGCATCGGAAGGAAACCATCTGGTTCCAATTCCAGGTCAGAGGGAAACAAGCGGTTCCACAAAAGGCGCTAG
- the nphs2 gene encoding podocin isoform X1 — MVDLLLYQYFMAAIDNGVERRVKAEVIHHTSRPPRDKNINPSSAAEGHGHQVTRPSRPPQPPKRKHKVKNKETLTENLTQSSEPAAQEGEAKVASTVVNVDTVREKEEHHEELLGLLESGCQEEGVKPRNMGVCEFLLLVLVVTVVILLFPLSIWFCLQIVREHERAMIFRFGHLLQRKPRGPGLIFTLPFLDVCHKIDIRLKTLKVPRHTVVTKDLVSTELSAVCYYRIENLFLCYASLALVPSILEGLMQLSNKEILAHHTFTEVLLERKVIAQKIQVSLDSVVCIWGIKVERADIEDIYLPPELQHNFAIEAEAKRQAHIKVIAAEGERAACEVLRASTDALSGSPGALQLRLLQLLHSLQTERSALVLNLPRGALPLPADLPCLPNITNITLPPVAMTQQSASAGDASGKDSPMM, encoded by the exons ATGGTTGATTTGCTTTTGTATCAATATTTTATGGCTGCAA TAGACAATGGAGTGGAGAGAAGGGTCAAGGCTGAGGTTATCCACCACACTTCAAGACCCCCGAGGGACAAAAACATCAACCCTTCATCTGCAGCTGAAGGGCACGGTCATCAAGTTACTAGACCATCCAGGCCACCACAGCCACCCAAGAGGAAACATAAAGTGAAGAATAAGGAAACCCTGACAGAAAACCTGACCCAGTCAAGTGAGCCGGCAGCTCAAGAGGGAGAAGCTAAGGTGGCAAGTACTGTGGTGAATGTGGACAcggtgagggagaaagaggagcacCACGAGGAGTTACTGGGGCTCCTGGAGAGTGGCTGCCAGGAGGAAG GTGTGAAACCCAGGAATATGGGTGTCTGTGAGTTTCTGCTGTTAGTTTTGGTTGTTACAGTAGTCATCttactttttcctctctccatctggtTCTGTTTACAG ATAgtgagagaacatgagagagcAATGATCTTTAGATTTGGACATCTTCTTCAAAGAAAGCCTAGAGGACCAG GGCTCATTTTCACCCTTCCATTTCTGGATGTTTGCCATAAGATCGACATTCGATTAAAAACGCTTAAAGTACCTCGTCACACA GTGGTAACAAAAGATCTGGTTAGTACAGAACTGAGTGCAGTGTGCTACTACCGGATTGAGAACCTGTTCTTGTGTTACGCTTCACTTGCTTTGGTCCCATCCATACTGGAAGGGTTAATGCAGCTCTCAAACAAAGAGATTCTTGCCCATCACACTTTCACCGAAGTACTACTGGAGAGGAAAGTGATTGCTCAGAAGATTCAG GTTTCTCTTGATTCTGTGGTCTGCATATGGGGAATCAAAGTTGAAAGAGCAGATAT TGAAGACATTTATCTTCCCCCTGAATTGCAACACAACTTTGCTATTGAGGCCGAAGCCAAGAGACAGGCGCACATCAAG GTGATTGCGGCAGAAGGGGAGCGGGCAGCCTGTGAGGTGCTGAGGGCCTCCACCGATGCGCTCTCCGGGTCCCCCGGTGCCCTGCAGCTCCgcctgctccagctcctgcacAGCCTGCAGACGGAGCGCTCGGCCCTGGTGCTCAACCTGCCCCGCGGCGCCCTCCCGCTGCCCGCTGACCTCCCCTGTCTCCCCAACATCACCAATATCACCCTGCCTCCAGTGGCCATGACCCAGCAGAGCGCCTCAGCAGGTGATGCCAGTGGCAAAGATTCTCCAATGATGTGA